One window of the Haloarcula halobia genome contains the following:
- a CDS encoding histone deacetylase family protein, giving the protein MNFGYREVCLDHDTGPRHPESPDRLRAVRRALKEKHGVEYVDADDVDLDLVRSVHDPEYVESFREFCDDGGGNWDADTVAVEVTWEAALASAGLAVWAAEAALEGPVARDTPFSLGRPPGHHAVEDDAMGFCFINNAAVAAQAALEAGADSVAIFDWDVHHGNGTQDIFYDREDVFYASIHEDGLYPGTGAIAQTGAGDAAGTNLNVKYQPGADTADYLAAIDEAIAPAIVDYDPDLLLVSAGFDAHEHDPISRMRVSTEGYGAMAERVREAAADCDAGLGFVLEGGYGLDTLADSVTMVHEVFDGYTPMEPDDEVSDEARDVLDELAAQGFGSK; this is encoded by the coding sequence ATGAACTTCGGCTATCGCGAGGTCTGTCTGGACCACGACACCGGCCCGCGACATCCAGAGAGTCCCGACCGACTCCGCGCCGTCAGGCGCGCACTCAAGGAGAAACACGGGGTCGAGTACGTCGACGCCGACGACGTCGACCTGGACCTGGTCCGCTCGGTCCACGACCCCGAGTACGTCGAGTCCTTCCGCGAGTTCTGTGACGACGGCGGGGGCAACTGGGACGCCGACACCGTCGCCGTCGAGGTGACGTGGGAGGCCGCGCTCGCCTCGGCGGGCCTGGCCGTCTGGGCGGCGGAGGCGGCACTCGAGGGGCCGGTCGCTCGCGATACGCCGTTCTCGCTCGGCCGGCCGCCGGGCCACCACGCCGTCGAGGACGACGCGATGGGGTTTTGCTTCATCAACAACGCGGCCGTCGCCGCGCAGGCGGCCCTGGAGGCCGGCGCCGACAGCGTCGCCATCTTCGACTGGGACGTCCACCACGGCAACGGAACCCAGGACATCTTTTACGACCGCGAGGACGTCTTCTACGCCTCCATCCACGAGGACGGGCTCTACCCGGGGACCGGCGCGATAGCCCAGACGGGTGCCGGCGACGCCGCGGGGACGAACCTCAACGTCAAGTACCAGCCCGGCGCGGACACCGCCGACTACCTCGCGGCCATCGACGAGGCCATCGCGCCCGCTATCGTCGACTACGACCCCGACCTCCTGCTCGTCAGCGCCGGTTTCGATGCCCACGAGCACGACCCCATCTCGCGGATGCGCGTCTCGACGGAGGGGTACGGCGCGATGGCCGAACGGGTCCGCGAGGCCGCCGCGGACTGTGACGCCGGCCTCGGGTTCGTCCTCGAGGGCGGATACGGACTCGACACGCTGGCCGACTCGGTCACGATGGTCCACGAAGTGTTCGACGGCTACACGCCCATGGAACCGGACGACGAGGTCAGCGACGAGGCGCGCGACGTCCTGGACGAGCTGGCCGCTCAGGGCTTTGGCTCGAAGTAA
- a CDS encoding dihydroneopterin aldolase family protein: MDPTTAQRACFEAGIKFGSLYHQFAGTPVSPASADSLARAMEEAIENQPHCEAVTVAFDDAALRAAIDEGGADYTELTGRFLEVRMVVDYEGTVVETSMAMVDGYPLMRVDDVAE; the protein is encoded by the coding sequence ATGGACCCCACCACGGCCCAGCGTGCCTGCTTCGAGGCGGGCATCAAGTTCGGTTCGCTGTACCACCAGTTCGCCGGGACGCCCGTCAGCCCCGCGAGCGCCGACTCGCTGGCGCGGGCGATGGAGGAGGCCATCGAGAACCAGCCCCACTGCGAGGCGGTCACCGTCGCGTTCGACGACGCGGCGCTCAGGGCGGCCATCGACGAGGGCGGCGCGGACTACACCGAACTCACCGGACGGTTCCTCGAGGTGCGGATGGTCGTCGACTACGAGGGGACCGTCGTCGAGACGAGCATGGCGATGGTCGACGGCTACCCGCTGATGCGGGTCGACGACGTCGCCGAGTGA
- a CDS encoding DUF309 domain-containing protein, whose translation MDAHLRAGIAVYNAGRYHAAHDAWEDYWLDLEAGDDERFLHGLIQFTAVVHHASTGNWSGAQGLAESAGTYLAPLPEDYRGVNLDVVRPYLARVASDPEHAERVAPPPLTHDGVAVDYEALDFDATAVAAAVLAEADGYDEGDVKRAVGYARGELDDRGEGTFVGLLFSFVREGEKRPMVAERLAAHVARERQKDDDVRGLFD comes from the coding sequence ATGGACGCGCACCTCCGGGCCGGTATCGCCGTCTACAACGCCGGTCGCTACCACGCGGCCCACGACGCCTGGGAGGACTACTGGCTCGACCTGGAGGCGGGCGACGACGAGCGGTTCCTCCACGGGCTCATCCAGTTCACCGCCGTCGTCCACCACGCGTCCACCGGCAACTGGTCGGGTGCCCAGGGGCTGGCCGAGAGCGCCGGGACGTACCTGGCGCCGCTGCCCGAGGACTACCGGGGCGTGAACCTCGACGTGGTCCGCCCCTACCTCGCGCGGGTCGCCAGCGACCCCGAACACGCCGAACGCGTCGCGCCGCCCCCGCTCACCCACGACGGCGTCGCCGTCGACTACGAGGCGCTCGACTTCGACGCGACGGCCGTCGCCGCCGCGGTACTGGCCGAAGCCGACGGCTACGACGAGGGTGACGTCAAGCGGGCCGTCGGCTACGCGCGCGGGGAACTCGACGACCGCGGCGAGGGTACCTTCGTCGGCTTGCTCTTCTCGTTCGTCCGCGAGGGTGAGAAACGGCCCATGGTCGCCGAGCGACTCGCTGCACACGTCGCACGAGAGCGGCAGAAAGACGACGACGTCCGCGGTCTGTTCGACTGA
- a CDS encoding histone — translation MSVELPFAPVDAVIRRNADGLRVSAGSAEELARRIQSHGASLAVTAAEEATADGRKTLMPSDFGVTRVSDKDDLELPVAPVDRIARLDIDDDYRVAMDARVALAEMLETYADDVAAAAATLARHADRRTIKAEDIEMYFELAQYY, via the coding sequence ATGAGCGTCGAGCTTCCGTTCGCCCCGGTGGACGCAGTCATCCGGCGCAACGCAGACGGGTTACGAGTGAGCGCAGGCTCCGCGGAGGAACTGGCCCGTCGGATCCAGTCCCACGGGGCGTCACTAGCGGTGACGGCCGCCGAGGAGGCGACGGCCGACGGCCGCAAGACACTGATGCCGTCGGACTTCGGCGTCACGCGGGTCTCCGACAAGGACGACCTGGAACTGCCGGTCGCCCCGGTCGACCGCATCGCTCGGCTCGACATCGACGACGACTACCGGGTGGCGATGGACGCGAGGGTCGCACTCGCGGAGATGCTGGAGACCTACGCCGACGACGTGGCCGCCGCGGCCGCGACGCTCGCTCGCCACGCCGACCGCCGGACCATCAAGGCAGAGGACATCGAGATGTACTTCGAACTCGCACAGTACTACTGA
- a CDS encoding HalOD1 output domain-containing protein: MSGSQRCENGEYDEYAVCEFESPSTRIVSAIATSTERNHDELRPLYDVIDPDALDRVVDKSATKMCVEFVYEGCTVCVDDERVRVITDP, from the coding sequence ATGAGTGGCTCTCAGCGCTGTGAGAACGGGGAGTACGATGAATATGCGGTGTGCGAATTCGAATCACCGAGTACGAGGATTGTCTCTGCAATCGCTACGTCGACGGAGCGCAACCACGACGAATTACGGCCACTGTACGACGTGATAGACCCAGATGCGCTCGATAGGGTCGTCGATAAGTCAGCTACCAAGATGTGTGTCGAGTTCGTATACGAAGGCTGTACCGTCTGTGTGGATGATGAACGGGTTCGAGTCATCACAGATCCGTAA
- a CDS encoding PAS domain-containing sensor histidine kinase, whose product MSVQRDERLPARLEQLHVGIVLYDPETGAVLDVNGRIESLFGYDVATLREMTVDEYSANTQTEGGEQFREWLRAAAAGEPQQCRWRVKRADGELIWTEIRLSRYGGSECVIAEVFDVTDYYAATRRVGLFSRVLRHNLRNDVTVIAGRAENIRTETDERRVQADAATIRRKAGEVARLTESVKQIDRAMAETVADRTLENATDAVAEVIERLRERYPDASVTVTERDEMWVHIDDAFDHALTHAVDNAIRHDDGDPTVEVTVGASPNTGRVEIRVADTAPPIPDTELDAIDDLTQTTTTAHGSGTGLFVMKWCVESLGGELRFDRHDDGNVVTIYLPPKKP is encoded by the coding sequence ATGTCGGTCCAGCGTGACGAGCGATTGCCGGCGCGGCTGGAGCAGTTACACGTCGGCATCGTGTTGTACGACCCCGAGACTGGCGCCGTGCTCGACGTGAACGGCCGAATCGAGTCGCTGTTCGGCTACGACGTCGCGACGCTGCGCGAGATGACCGTCGACGAGTACAGCGCGAACACACAGACCGAGGGTGGCGAACAGTTCCGCGAGTGGCTGCGGGCGGCCGCCGCCGGCGAGCCCCAGCAGTGTCGGTGGCGAGTGAAGCGCGCCGACGGCGAACTGATATGGACCGAGATACGGCTCTCGCGGTACGGGGGGAGCGAGTGCGTGATCGCGGAGGTGTTCGACGTCACGGACTACTACGCGGCCACGCGCCGGGTCGGTCTGTTCTCGCGCGTCCTCCGGCACAACCTCCGCAACGACGTCACCGTCATCGCGGGCCGGGCCGAGAACATCCGGACCGAGACCGACGAGCGACGGGTGCAGGCCGACGCGGCGACCATCCGGCGCAAGGCCGGCGAGGTCGCCCGCCTGACCGAGTCGGTCAAGCAGATCGACCGGGCGATGGCCGAGACGGTCGCCGACCGGACGCTCGAGAACGCGACCGACGCGGTGGCCGAAGTCATCGAGCGACTGCGGGAGCGGTATCCCGACGCCAGCGTCACCGTCACCGAACGTGACGAGATGTGGGTCCACATCGACGACGCGTTCGACCACGCCCTGACCCACGCCGTCGACAACGCCATCCGGCACGACGACGGCGACCCGACGGTCGAGGTCACCGTCGGGGCCTCCCCGAACACCGGCCGCGTCGAGATCCGCGTCGCCGACACGGCCCCGCCGATACCGGACACCGAACTCGACGCTATCGACGACCTGACACAGACGACGACCACCGCACACGGGTCGGGGACGGGGCTGTTCGTGATGAAGTGGTGCGTCGAGTCACTCGGCGGCGAACTCCGGTTCGACCGCCACGACGACGGTAACGTCGTCACCATCTATTTGCCGCCGAAAAAGCCCTGA
- a CDS encoding single-stranded DNA binding protein → MGAIEDVYEEDVEADVSEAEFREAVEAKVEQMGGLADEETAAMLIAHELSEGEVNAVADIEAGMDEVKFLAKVMAVSDLRTFEREGEDEDGRVINVEAADETGHVRLAFWDEQAADIADGALEVGEVLRIKGRPKEGYNGLEVSVDKAEPDEDATIEVEPGDGSTIESLTMGQSDVTLRGLVLGTDSIRTFDRDDGSEGRVANLTLGDETGRVRVTLWDDQADRAEELDTGAAVEVIDGYVRERDGSLELHVGDQGAVDEIDEEVAFEPDADPIEAVEIGETVDIAGVVLEADPKRTFDRDDGSEGQVRNVRLRDATGDIRVALWGEKADEDITPGDEVLAADVEIQDGWQDDKEASAGWQSTVVVFDDRVDASPATAPEPTAGDSDHAGLSSFADGSADSGNEAESGVDGAASAAAAADGPADGEEVEFTGTVVQTGDPVVLDDGEQTMTVETSEHVQLGQQVTIRGQLRDDRLHAEDVF, encoded by the coding sequence ATGGGCGCGATAGAAGATGTCTACGAGGAGGACGTCGAGGCCGACGTCTCCGAGGCAGAGTTCCGCGAGGCTGTCGAGGCGAAGGTAGAGCAGATGGGGGGCCTCGCGGACGAGGAGACGGCGGCGATGCTCATCGCCCACGAGCTCAGCGAGGGGGAGGTCAACGCCGTCGCCGACATCGAGGCGGGGATGGACGAGGTGAAGTTCCTCGCGAAGGTGATGGCCGTCAGCGACCTGCGGACTTTCGAGCGCGAGGGGGAAGACGAGGACGGCCGGGTCATCAACGTCGAAGCGGCAGACGAGACCGGCCACGTCCGCCTCGCGTTCTGGGACGAGCAGGCCGCCGACATCGCCGACGGGGCGCTCGAGGTCGGCGAGGTCCTGCGCATCAAGGGGCGCCCGAAGGAGGGATACAACGGCCTCGAGGTCTCGGTCGACAAGGCCGAACCCGACGAGGACGCCACGATCGAGGTCGAACCCGGCGACGGGTCGACCATCGAGTCGCTGACGATGGGGCAGTCGGACGTCACCCTCCGTGGCCTCGTCCTCGGGACGGATTCGATTCGGACCTTCGACCGCGACGACGGCAGCGAGGGGCGGGTCGCCAACCTCACGCTGGGCGACGAGACCGGCCGCGTGCGCGTGACGCTCTGGGACGACCAGGCCGACCGCGCCGAGGAACTCGACACCGGGGCGGCCGTCGAGGTAATCGACGGCTACGTCCGCGAGCGGGACGGGTCGCTCGAACTGCACGTCGGCGACCAGGGCGCGGTCGACGAGATCGACGAGGAGGTCGCCTTCGAACCGGACGCCGACCCCATCGAGGCCGTCGAGATCGGCGAGACGGTCGACATCGCCGGCGTGGTGCTGGAGGCCGACCCGAAGCGCACCTTCGACCGCGACGACGGCAGCGAGGGGCAGGTCCGGAACGTCCGGCTCCGGGATGCCACCGGCGACATCCGGGTGGCGCTGTGGGGGGAGAAGGCCGACGAGGACATCACCCCCGGCGACGAGGTGCTCGCGGCCGACGTCGAGATACAGGACGGGTGGCAAGACGACAAGGAGGCGTCGGCCGGGTGGCAGTCGACGGTGGTCGTCTTCGACGACAGAGTCGACGCCTCGCCCGCCACGGCGCCCGAACCGACGGCCGGCGACAGCGACCACGCCGGCCTCTCCTCGTTCGCCGACGGGAGCGCCGACAGCGGCAACGAGGCCGAAAGCGGCGTCGACGGTGCCGCGAGCGCCGCGGCTGCTGCGGACGGCCCGGCCGACGGCGAGGAGGTCGAGTTCACCGGGACCGTCGTCCAGACGGGCGACCCCGTGGTACTCGACGACGGCGAGCAGACGATGACCGTCGAGACGAGCGAACACGTCCAGCTGGGCCAGCAGGTGACGATCCGCGGGCAGTTGCGCGACGACCGGCTCCACGCCGAGGACGTCTTCTGA
- a CDS encoding twin-arginine translocation signal domain-containing protein gives MNRRTFLGGLAATGAVLLAGCSSSGGEGSPTDEQTPAEPSQSPVLEDTEFAVDDRTSGGERDEATVRFEAPRVVVEGVIWGRDGCKTATLLGSEYDRESNTLTVSVGTTDREGTEDQACTQAIVEIEYTATATFDAGLPSRVVVEHDHGDGPEQVADSEL, from the coding sequence ATGAACCGGAGAACGTTTCTCGGTGGGCTGGCGGCAACCGGCGCGGTACTCCTCGCGGGGTGTTCGTCGTCCGGCGGCGAGGGGTCCCCAACGGATGAGCAGACGCCGGCGGAACCGAGCCAGTCGCCGGTGCTCGAAGACACCGAGTTCGCCGTCGACGACCGGACGAGCGGGGGTGAGCGCGACGAGGCGACGGTCCGCTTCGAGGCGCCACGCGTCGTCGTCGAGGGTGTCATCTGGGGGCGCGACGGGTGCAAGACCGCGACGCTGCTGGGCAGTGAGTACGACCGCGAGTCGAACACGCTGACCGTGAGCGTCGGGACGACCGACCGCGAGGGCACCGAGGACCAGGCGTGTACGCAGGCCATCGTCGAGATCGAGTACACGGCGACGGCCACGTTCGATGCGGGCCTCCCCAGCCGGGTCGTCGTCGAGCACGACCACGGAGACGGACCCGAGCAGGTGGCCGATTCGGAGCTGTGA
- the cca gene encoding CCA tRNA nucleotidyltransferase gives MSDEFDAVVDRVRERVSPSPDEREQLQRVADAVMDRARDAVADLPVEATVLQVGSTARGTWTAGDRDIDVFVSFPTDLDRETLERYGLEVGHAVLPDGREEYAEHPYVVGEREGYDVDLVPCYDVASATDIRSAVDRTPFHTRYLEAHLDEELADGVRVTKQFLKGIGVYGSDLRTRGFSGYLTELLVLEYGGFRPLLSAAADWHPPVELDPAGHGQTSFDDPLVVIDPTDPERNVAAVCSAENVARFQHYARVMLSDPNEDYFEAALPTPYGPPDVRAALERRGTTLVALRFDAPDVVEDQLWPQLRKSLGGLTDALDRRGFDVLRSATFASDGTDADSTRADHDEAVFLFELAVVDRPAVERHEGPPVHVREHATGFYERYADDPDVAGPYVAGDRYVVERPREFTSAVALLRSDAVFDVGLGPHVEAALESGYDVLVGAELTALTDDFGVELAGYFEPKP, from the coding sequence ATGAGCGACGAGTTCGACGCGGTCGTCGACCGGGTGCGCGAGCGGGTCTCGCCCTCGCCCGACGAGCGCGAGCAGCTCCAGCGGGTCGCAGATGCGGTGATGGACCGCGCTCGGGATGCCGTCGCGGACCTCCCCGTCGAGGCGACGGTGCTCCAGGTCGGGTCGACGGCGCGGGGCACCTGGACGGCCGGGGACCGCGACATCGACGTCTTCGTGTCGTTCCCGACCGACCTGGACCGCGAGACGCTCGAGCGCTACGGGCTCGAGGTGGGCCACGCCGTCCTCCCCGACGGCCGCGAGGAGTACGCCGAACACCCGTACGTCGTCGGCGAGCGCGAGGGGTACGACGTCGACCTGGTCCCGTGTTACGACGTGGCCTCGGCGACAGACATCCGATCGGCCGTCGACCGGACTCCCTTCCACACGCGTTACCTCGAGGCCCACCTAGACGAGGAGCTGGCCGACGGGGTCAGGGTGACAAAGCAGTTCCTCAAGGGCATCGGCGTCTACGGGAGCGACCTGCGGACCAGGGGGTTCTCGGGATACCTGACGGAGCTGCTGGTGCTGGAGTACGGGGGGTTCCGCCCCCTGCTCTCGGCGGCCGCGGACTGGCACCCGCCGGTCGAACTCGACCCGGCCGGCCACGGCCAGACGTCGTTCGACGACCCGCTGGTCGTCATCGACCCGACGGACCCCGAGCGGAACGTCGCCGCCGTCTGTTCGGCCGAGAACGTCGCCCGCTTCCAGCACTACGCCCGGGTGATGCTTTCGGACCCGAACGAGGACTACTTCGAGGCCGCGCTGCCGACGCCCTACGGGCCCCCGGACGTCCGCGCCGCCCTCGAGCGGCGGGGGACGACGCTGGTGGCGCTGCGGTTCGACGCGCCCGACGTCGTCGAGGACCAGCTCTGGCCACAGCTGCGCAAGTCGCTGGGCGGACTCACCGACGCCCTGGACCGCCGGGGGTTCGACGTCCTGCGGTCGGCCACCTTCGCGAGCGACGGGACCGACGCCGACTCGACACGGGCCGACCACGACGAGGCTGTCTTTTTGTTCGAACTCGCCGTGGTCGACCGTCCGGCCGTCGAGCGCCACGAGGGGCCGCCGGTCCACGTCCGCGAGCACGCGACCGGGTTCTACGAGCGCTACGCCGACGACCCGGACGTCGCGGGCCCGTACGTCGCCGGCGACCGCTACGTCGTCGAACGGCCGCGCGAGTTCACCTCGGCCGTCGCCCTCCTCCGCAGCGACGCCGTCTTCGACGTCGGTCTCGGCCCGCACGTCGAGGCGGCACTCGAGTCGGGCTACGACGTGCTCGTCGGTGCCGAACTCACAGCGCTGACGGACGACTTCGGCGTCGAGTTGGCCGGTTACTTCGAGCCAAAGCCCTGA
- the azf gene encoding NAD-dependent glucose-6-phosphate dehydrogenase Azf — MDDPVLLTGAGGAVGEAILEGIGDEYCWRLMYHNPPGENPGHEYIVGDVSNTDDIREAMDGAKAVIHLAGDPRPEAPWDSVLSNNIDGTQKMYEVAVEKGVEKFVFASSNHAVGSFETDTRTPELYRSHDDFRLDGTELPRPGNLYGVSKATGEVLGRYYHDEYGISVCNIRIGNLTRGHPPIDYERGQAMWLSYPDCAHIHQCALEADYDYEIVYGISDNDRKYYSLERAKEVLGYDPQDNSAYFDGEERVVEPDA, encoded by the coding sequence ATGGACGACCCGGTTCTGCTCACAGGTGCCGGCGGCGCTGTCGGGGAGGCCATCCTCGAGGGCATCGGGGACGAGTACTGCTGGCGGCTGATGTACCACAATCCGCCAGGCGAGAACCCCGGCCACGAGTACATCGTCGGCGACGTCAGCAACACCGACGACATCAGGGAGGCGATGGACGGCGCCAAGGCCGTCATCCACCTCGCCGGCGACCCGCGTCCCGAGGCCCCATGGGACTCCGTGCTGTCGAACAACATCGACGGCACGCAGAAGATGTACGAGGTCGCCGTCGAGAAGGGCGTCGAGAAGTTCGTCTTCGCCTCGTCGAACCACGCCGTCGGGTCCTTCGAGACCGACACGCGCACGCCGGAGCTGTACCGCTCGCACGACGACTTCCGCCTCGACGGCACAGAGTTGCCACGCCCGGGCAACCTCTACGGCGTCTCGAAGGCGACCGGCGAGGTGCTGGGCCGCTACTACCACGACGAGTACGGCATCAGCGTCTGTAACATCCGCATCGGGAACCTCACCCGCGGTCACCCGCCGATCGACTACGAGCGCGGGCAGGCGATGTGGCTCTCCTACCCCGACTGCGCCCACATCCACCAGTGTGCCCTCGAGGCCGACTACGACTACGAGATCGTCTACGGCATCTCCGACAACGACCGCAAGTACTACTCCCTCGAGCGCGCGAAAGAGGTGCTTGGCTACGACCCACAGGACAACTCCGCCTACTTCGACGGCGAGGAGCGCGTCGTCGAACCGGACGCCTAG
- a CDS encoding PAS domain S-box protein — protein MSEADTEAPHSVESGVFSVGRQSPDVLYVQHGQERHTGVTSALTDEHGLTIHVVSSVHTGVDRLQSNSATFDCLVIDTGDESLERSLISKVQEQRPDLPLIVYAGAECGSAMCQEYLSAGASDVVSKATDTETGTLLANRIEHCVALDRERSRADQLRTTIDQMKHGVLIADPDGEIKYVNQAFETLGYSRKTLEESSLIELRSKAHDEQVCQEFWETLTAGNAWSGELTVSGGDGETYPVNLTATPVQDTDSEIRRIVAVGDEITNRKQYERQLEDTRQKYQALIDTAPDAIVVADAETGEIVETNETAVELFDRPRNELVGMDQTKLHPPEQRDRYRELFERHRRTGEAVFDQFDTGDPIYISTADGDRIPVEINAKVVELDGQTLVQGNFRDITERKERERRLRGFREAVEQAGHAIMITDTDGTIEYVNPAFKEVTGYSETEALGERPSILKSGEHNEEFYEDLWGMITSGDVWQGELINERKDGTRYIINQTISPVTNEDGEITGFIGINADITERKEREHELEILRTAIDHAEIPLSLTDPSQEGNPLVYVNDAFEKVTGYAEPEAIGRNCRFLQGDQTDPETVATLREAIDAEEEATVELRNYRKDGEMFWNRLTVCPIYDEDGNLIRYFGSQQDITEQKEFQEQLKRERDRLDEFAGTVAHDLRNPLTVALGHVDLAYQNQTTDDVATLLETAITALERMETVIDEVLTLSEQGETIQEPEAVHLGEVVDDAWGLTETSSATLSLTDDIDDGSVLADESRLCELFENLFRNAVEHAGPDVTVQVGTLAERDGFFIADDGPGLPPKDHNRIFESGYTTSDDGTGFGLAIVKQIVEAHGWEITVADATTETGGARFEIITET, from the coding sequence ATGAGTGAAGCGGATACCGAAGCCCCTCATAGCGTCGAGAGTGGGGTTTTCTCGGTGGGTCGACAGTCGCCAGACGTACTCTATGTGCAACACGGACAGGAGCGCCACACTGGGGTCACATCCGCTCTTACAGACGAACATGGCCTGACGATTCATGTAGTCTCGTCGGTTCACACGGGAGTCGATCGGTTGCAGAGCAATTCAGCAACGTTTGATTGTCTCGTCATCGATACAGGCGACGAATCACTTGAACGGTCACTTATATCGAAAGTGCAAGAACAGCGGCCCGATCTGCCACTCATTGTGTACGCCGGAGCGGAATGTGGTTCAGCTATGTGTCAGGAATATCTCTCCGCCGGCGCTAGTGACGTTGTCTCGAAAGCAACTGATACTGAGACAGGCACACTCCTGGCCAATCGAATCGAACACTGTGTGGCGCTCGACCGAGAGCGTTCTCGGGCCGACCAGCTTCGGACGACGATCGACCAGATGAAACATGGGGTGCTGATTGCTGATCCTGATGGGGAAATCAAATACGTCAATCAAGCGTTCGAAACACTAGGATACTCGCGGAAAACACTCGAAGAGTCATCTCTTATCGAATTACGGTCCAAAGCCCACGACGAACAGGTTTGTCAGGAGTTCTGGGAGACACTCACTGCTGGAAACGCGTGGAGTGGCGAACTCACGGTGAGTGGCGGGGACGGTGAGACATATCCGGTCAACCTAACAGCAACGCCAGTTCAAGATACTGACAGCGAGATTCGACGAATCGTTGCTGTTGGTGATGAAATCACCAACCGGAAACAGTATGAACGACAACTCGAAGACACCCGGCAGAAATATCAGGCGTTGATTGATACGGCACCCGATGCGATCGTTGTCGCCGATGCCGAGACCGGTGAAATCGTTGAAACGAACGAGACGGCCGTTGAGTTGTTTGACCGACCACGGAATGAACTTGTTGGGATGGACCAAACGAAACTCCATCCGCCCGAACAGCGAGACCGGTACCGCGAGCTCTTCGAGCGGCACCGACGAACCGGCGAGGCGGTTTTCGACCAGTTCGATACCGGTGATCCAATCTACATTAGTACCGCCGACGGCGATCGCATCCCAGTCGAAATTAATGCGAAAGTCGTCGAATTGGATGGTCAAACACTCGTCCAAGGGAACTTCCGTGATATAACCGAGCGCAAAGAACGTGAGCGGAGGCTTCGGGGTTTCCGCGAGGCTGTCGAACAGGCGGGTCATGCTATCATGATCACGGACACTGACGGAACGATCGAATACGTCAATCCAGCATTCAAGGAGGTAACTGGCTATTCGGAAACAGAGGCACTTGGCGAGCGGCCGAGTATACTCAAATCAGGGGAACACAACGAAGAGTTCTACGAAGACCTCTGGGGAATGATCACTTCTGGTGATGTCTGGCAGGGGGAACTCATCAACGAGCGAAAAGACGGTACCAGATATATAATCAACCAGACAATATCTCCCGTGACAAATGAAGATGGTGAGATCACCGGATTCATCGGTATAAATGCAGATATCACCGAGCGCAAAGAACGCGAACACGAATTGGAGATTCTCCGGACAGCGATCGATCACGCGGAGATACCCCTGTCATTAACAGACCCATCGCAGGAGGGTAATCCGCTCGTCTACGTCAACGACGCATTCGAGAAGGTAACTGGCTACGCGGAGCCCGAAGCTATTGGCCGTAACTGCCGCTTCCTGCAAGGCGATCAGACGGACCCAGAGACTGTGGCCACGCTCCGAGAAGCGATCGATGCTGAAGAGGAGGCCACAGTCGAGCTACGCAACTATCGGAAAGACGGAGAGATGTTCTGGAACCGGCTCACGGTCTGTCCGATCTACGATGAGGACGGCAACTTGATCCGGTATTTCGGGTCACAACAGGACATTACGGAACAGAAAGAATTCCAGGAACAGCTCAAACGCGAGCGTGATCGGCTCGACGAGTTCGCTGGCACGGTCGCTCACGACCTTCGGAACCCGCTCACGGTCGCCCTCGGACACGTCGACCTCGCATATCAGAACCAGACGACGGACGACGTTGCGACGCTCCTTGAAACGGCTATTACGGCACTAGAGCGAATGGAGACCGTGATTGACGAAGTACTGACCCTCTCAGAACAAGGCGAGACGATCCAGGAACCGGAAGCTGTCCACCTTGGAGAGGTCGTTGATGATGCTTGGGGTCTGACCGAAACATCATCGGCAACTCTCTCACTAACCGATGACATCGATGATGGGTCGGTGCTCGCGGACGAGTCTCGCCTCTGTGAACTCTTCGAAAACCTCTTCAGGAACGCTGTCGAGCATGCTGGACCGGACGTAACTGTTCAAGTCGGGACGCTCGCGGAGAGAGATGGGTTTTTCATTGCGGATGACGGTCCAGGGTTGCCACCGAAGGATCACAACCGTATCTTCGAAAGTGGCTACACAACAAGCGATGACGGTACCGGGTTCGGGTTAGCAATCGTTAAGCAGATCGTCGAAGCTCATGGCTGGGAGATTACGGTGGCCGATGCGACAACTGAAACAGGCGGTGCGCGGTTTGAAATAATCACAGAAACATGA